The Paenibacillus sp. FSL H7-0357 nucleotide sequence GATTCAGCGAGCCGGTCAGTTCCATAATGATGTGCGAGGCAGAAGCAACCAGCAGCGAAGACAGCATAATAAAAACGAACAATCCGCCGGTGATGATTTTATTGCGTAGAACATCTCTTTTTACGATTTGCAGCAGCATCTGGCTGTCTTGCCTCCTTCTCCGATATAGAAACTCATTAATGTTGTTGTTCAAGAGCCCGAATAGATTTGATTCTTGGAACAATCACCGCCACAATTACTATCAGCAAACCGCAGACGATGAACAGGAGTCCGATACCCCGGCCTTCTCCTGTACCCAGCACCTTGCCCACTGAGGAAGCAAGACTTCCCCCGCTGCGCAGCAGTGGATTAAAGACATGATCTGCCAGCACCCCGGCTACAGCATAAGCGGCCACATACCCGAGCTGTGAAAGAATGCCAATGATCCCCCAAGCACGGCCTTGTGCTTCGGCGGCGATATTTTTTCGGATCAGCACGTCAGCACAGGTGTTAATGAAGGGTAGTGCCGCGAAGAACAACAATCCGGCTGCAGCGATAAAATATAGATTTGTAGTCAGACCAACCAGTGCAAAGAAACCTCCGGCGAATCCCAGGCTTACAGCCAGCACCCTGGCATATCGGCCCTTAATGCTGAACATCCCGATGAACAGACTGCCGATCAGCATGCCAATCGCACTTACCGATTCCACTGTGCCCAGGGTTTGCGTATCTGTAAACGGCAGTAAGAGCGGTGTAAACAAGGTCTGGAGAAAACCCATATAGAATGTAACCAGCGATAAAATGACCGTAAGCTGTAGAACACCTTTCACGGAAACGAGCGTATCCCAACCCTCCTTCAGCTCTCTTGCAAAGGACTGCCGTGTTTTCGCTGGAAACTCAGCCTGCAGGTTCTTTTTCACAGCCAGCACCGCAAGCACGGTCACCACAAAAGTAGAGATATCTATAATCAGCACAGCCTTTATATCCATGTAGCCAAGCAACACCCCGGCAATCAGCGGAGAGAGAAGATATTTGGAGGAGGCTGCAAGCTGCACCAGCCCGCTGGCCTTGGCAAACTGCTCCTCGGTCAATAAATCGGTAATGGTCGCCTTGTAAGCCGGTTCGAGCAAGGATACGAATATGGAGCTGAAGGCCACTCCGAGACAAATTTGCCAAACGGGCGGATCGCCCAGCAGCATGAGAAACAGTAGGAAGACAAGTCCAAATGCGGAGCATAGATCACCCGTGATCATCATCAGCCGCCGGTCAAAGCGGTCAGCCAGCACGCCGCCGATTGGACTGAGCAGAATGGAAGGCAGAAAAGCGCAGAGCGTTACCAGCGCTACACTGGCCGCAGTCCCTGTCATCTGGTACACATAAACACCCAGAGCAAAAGCGGTCAGCCCACTGCCCATACTGGATATCCATTCTCCTGTCCATAACACCAGAAACTTGCTGAAGGATTTATTGTTCTGTTTCCCCATCCT carries:
- a CDS encoding MFS transporter codes for the protein MGKQNNKSFSKFLVLWTGEWISSMGSGLTAFALGVYVYQMTGTAASVALVTLCAFLPSILLSPIGGVLADRFDRRLMMITGDLCSAFGLVFLLFLMLLGDPPVWQICLGVAFSSIFVSLLEPAYKATITDLLTEEQFAKASGLVQLAASSKYLLSPLIAGVLLGYMDIKAVLIIDISTFVVTVLAVLAVKKNLQAEFPAKTRQSFARELKEGWDTLVSVKGVLQLTVILSLVTFYMGFLQTLFTPLLLPFTDTQTLGTVESVSAIGMLIGSLFIGMFSIKGRYARVLAVSLGFAGGFFALVGLTTNLYFIAAAGLLFFAALPFINTCADVLIRKNIAAEAQGRAWGIIGILSQLGYVAAYAVAGVLADHVFNPLLRSGGSLASSVGKVLGTGEGRGIGLLFIVCGLLIVIVAVIVPRIKSIRALEQQH